In a single window of the Leptospira sanjuanensis genome:
- a CDS encoding glutathione S-transferase family protein, with amino-acid sequence MIKLHGASISNYVNKVKLGILEKGLEYEQIRVAPSQDEEFLKISPMGKIPVLELDGKFIFESGAILEFLDTIYPQEPKLLPNDPWEAARVREITTIVETYIDIPARRIYLLATRGKTIAPELIEEIHPILIKGVKALQRVVRFSPYIAGSNFTLADCSAFANLSVIDEELRSIYPDNHPLDQLAGWKEYYEFMKTKEGPALVEKEKQTLRKILARAKAKID; translated from the coding sequence ATGATCAAACTGCATGGCGCAAGCATCAGCAACTACGTAAATAAAGTAAAGTTAGGGATCTTAGAGAAGGGATTGGAATACGAACAAATCAGGGTGGCTCCCTCTCAAGATGAAGAATTCTTAAAGATCAGTCCTATGGGAAAGATACCGGTCTTGGAACTCGACGGAAAATTCATATTCGAATCGGGGGCTATTTTAGAATTCTTAGATACGATTTACCCGCAAGAACCCAAGTTACTTCCGAATGATCCTTGGGAAGCGGCCCGAGTCCGGGAAATCACGACGATCGTCGAAACCTACATCGACATTCCCGCAAGAAGGATTTATCTGCTCGCGACCAGAGGAAAAACGATCGCACCCGAATTGATCGAAGAAATTCATCCGATCCTGATCAAAGGAGTCAAAGCCCTTCAAAGAGTGGTACGATTTTCTCCGTATATCGCGGGGTCGAATTTCACTCTGGCGGATTGTTCCGCGTTTGCAAACCTAAGCGTGATCGACGAAGAGCTCAGATCCATTTATCCGGACAATCATCCATTGGATCAACTCGCTGGTTGGAAAGAATACTACGAATTTATGAAAACGAAGGAAGGGCCGGCTCTTGTGGAAAAGGAAAAACAAACTCTTCGAAAAATTCTCGCGCGAGCGAAAGCGAAAATAGATTAG